In Nostoc piscinale CENA21, the genomic stretch GATATATAATCCTCATACGCAGCAGTACTTAATGGAAATGGCGGCATTATTAGCCCGGTTTGAAAAAAGCAAAATTATCCCGTTAAATATTGCTCCGGCTGCGGTGCGGATGGATGGAGGACAACTAGAAGCATCTGTGCAAAAAAGTGAACGGTTATTAGCTAAAGCCACTGATCAGAGTCTGGGCGGGAAAATTGAAACAGTACCACTACTGCGGATTGACAATGCTTATGGAGCCGGAATTAGCCGAGCTGCACGTGAGCAGAAAGCCAGTTTAATTGTTATGGGTTGGGGTAAACGCAATGGTCTGCGATCGCGTTTATTTGGTAATGTAAATGACAGTGTATTATGGGCATCCCGTTGTGCTGTAGCAGTCACATGTCTAGTAGAGTCCCCCCAAAAAATTCAGCGCATTCTTGTACCATTAGAAAATTTAACGTCGCCTGTATTGCCTGCTGTTAAGTTTGCCCAAATGTTAGCAGAGGCCAATCAAGCCCAAGTCACAGTTTTAAATGTGTGCGATCGCCGTATTAGTTCTAGTAAAATTGCCGCTAGGCGATCTCAACTGACAGTTTTAGTCTCACAGTTAGCCCTGCCAAATCCCCCAGAAATTCAAATGATTGCTCATGACAATATTGCCCAGGCAATTTTACAGGCAGCTAGACTGTATGATTTGGTAGTATTACCTTTTATCCGTAACTATCATATCCCTGGTGGCTTAGTGATGAGTGATCTAACGACTCAAATCGCCAAGCACCTGACTTGCTCGATTGTCATCCTGAAAGCCTCTGAAAATACGCAAGTCACGAACATATCTAAAACTATTGCTAACACGAGTTATATGATTTAAGTAATTTCCCTAACTCACAACTTGCAGTCGGCAATTTTGTAACTTCAGGTAGATGAAAAGCAGTTACTGATTATAATTCGGGTTTTACAAGCAGCTGAATTTTGTTGAAGATTTCATGAATTCTCTAGTAAAAATGCTCAAGCTTTCGGTGATGTTTGCTATTTTGCTAGAAGAATTGTCCAGCAACCAAGTATTCATGTAACAAAATTGCATACATAACAAATTAGTCACTCATAAAATACATTACTAAAATTTAGCTCTGTTCGCCCTGCATTTTTGTATCTCGGCTGGGTACTCTAAAAACAAGCTAAACAGCCACTACTAGTATCTGTAAATATCAGGAAAACTATGAGAATTTTGGTGACGGGCGGCGCTGGGTTCATTGGCTCCCATCTCATTGATCGATTAATCCCCCAAGGGCATGAAGTAATCTGTTTAGATAATTTTTATACAGGTACTAAACGTAATATCTTTAAATGGATGGGACACCCGAACTTTGAGTTGATCCGCCACGATATTACTGAGCCAATTCGTTTAGAAGTAGACCAAATTTATCATTTAGCTTGTCCCGCTTCGCCAGTACATTATCAGTACAACCCAGTGAAAACCGTTAAGACTAACGTCATGGGAACGCTGAATATGTTGGGGTTAGCCAAACGTGTAAAAGCTAGATTTTTGTTAGCTTCGACTAGTGAAGTTTACGGTGATCCAGAAGTTCATCCCCAAACCGAAGACTACAGAGGTAATGTTAATCCCATTGGATTGCGTTCTTGTTACGACGAAGGTAAAAGGATTGCGGAAACTTTAGCATTTGACTACTACAGACAAAATAAAGTTGAGATTCGCGTAGCCCGGATATTTAACACCTATGGCCCTCGGATGTTAGAAAATGACGGTCGGGTAGTCAGTAATTTGGTAGTTCAAGCATTACGGGGTATCCCCTTAACTGTGTATGGTGAAGGTACACAAACTCGTAGTTTTTGTTACGTATCCGACCTAGTAGAAGGACTGATGCGGTTGATGAATTGTGAATTTACTGGCCCGATCAATTTAGGTAATCCTGACGAATACACAATCTTGGAATTGGCGCAGGCTGTGCAGAAGTTAGTGAATACAGATGCCGAAATTAAGTTTGAGCCATTACCTTCTGATGATCCTCGCCGCCGTCGCCCTGATATTACCAGAGCAAAAACTTGGTTAAATTGGGAACCTACCATTCCGCTCCAAGAGGGGTTAAAACTGACAGTAGAGGATTTCCGCGATCGCATAAAAAGCGATACTTAGGATTTAAGCTTCCCCACAGTTGATCAAACTGCTCTGAATCAGAGTAAAAGCTAAGTTGCCTTCATAGCTTGTACTTCAATCATTAGTTCATCAACGGCGTGTAAATGTCGTATTGACAACTTCATTTTTGAAGAATCACCCCAAGAAAGCGAGGAGTTAATAAAATGCGTGTTTGCGTAATTGGTACTGGGTACGTTGGTTTAGTTACAGGTGCTTGCTTGGCTCACATTGGCCATGATGTAGTTTGCATCGATAACAACGAAGAAAAAGTCAAACTGATGAAGTCTGGGCAATCACCCATTTT encodes the following:
- a CDS encoding UDP-glucuronic acid decarboxylase family protein, translated to MRILVTGGAGFIGSHLIDRLIPQGHEVICLDNFYTGTKRNIFKWMGHPNFELIRHDITEPIRLEVDQIYHLACPASPVHYQYNPVKTVKTNVMGTLNMLGLAKRVKARFLLASTSEVYGDPEVHPQTEDYRGNVNPIGLRSCYDEGKRIAETLAFDYYRQNKVEIRVARIFNTYGPRMLENDGRVVSNLVVQALRGIPLTVYGEGTQTRSFCYVSDLVEGLMRLMNCEFTGPINLGNPDEYTILELAQAVQKLVNTDAEIKFEPLPSDDPRRRRPDITRAKTWLNWEPTIPLQEGLKLTVEDFRDRIKSDT